A region from the Drosophila takahashii strain IR98-3 E-12201 chromosome 2L, DtakHiC1v2, whole genome shotgun sequence genome encodes:
- the LOC138911927 gene encoding histone H2B, which translates to MPPKTSGKAAKKAGKAQKNITKTDKKKKRKRKESYAIYIYKVLKQVHPDTGISSKAMSIMNSFVNDIFERIAAEASRLAHYNKRSTITSREIQTAVRLLLPGELAKHAVSEGTKAVTKYTSSK; encoded by the coding sequence ATGCCGCCTAAAACTAGTGGAAAGGCAGCCAAGAAGGCTGGCAAGGCCCAGAAGAACATCACCAAGAccgacaagaagaagaagcgcaaGAGGAAGGAGAGCTACGCCATCTACATTTACAAGGTCCTGAAGCAGGTCCATCCTGACACCGGCATTTCGTCGAAGGCGATGAGCATCATGAACAGCTTTGTGAATGATATCTTCGAGCGCATTGCTGCCGAGGCCTCTCGTCTGGCTCACTACAACAAGCGCTCGACCATCACCAGTCGGGAAATCCAAACGGCTGTTCGCCTGCTCCTGCCCGGAGAGTTGGCCAAGCACGCCGTTAGTGAGGGAACCAAGGCTGTCACCAAATACACCAGCTCCAAGTAA
- the LOC123002861 gene encoding histone H1-like — translation MSDSAVATSASPVAAPPAPVEKKVAAKKASGSAATKAKKTTAPPSHPPTQQMVDASIKNLKERGGSSLLAIKKYISATYKCDAQKLAPFIKKYLKSAVVNGKLIQTKGKGASGSFKLSASAKKDPKPKVASAEKKVKSKKVAAKKTGATAKKAATGAADKKPKAKKAVATKKTAEKKKTEKTKAKDAKKTGTVKAKPAATKAKSTAAKPKAAKAPKAKPAASAKPKKAVKKAAAPATAKKPKAKTTAAKK, via the coding sequence ATGTCTGATTCTGCAGTTGCAACGTCCGCTTCCCCAGTGGCTGCCCCACCAGCGCCAGTTGAGAAGAAGGTGGCCGCCAAAAAGGCATCTGGATCCGCTGCTACAAAGGCAAAGAAGACCACTGCCCCGCCATCGCATCCGCCAACTCAGCAAATGGTAGACGCTTCCATCAAGAATTTGAAGGAGCGTGGCGGCTCATCGCTTCTGGCAATCAAGAAATATATCAGTGCCACTTATAAATGCGATGCCCAGAAGCTGGCTCCATTCATCAAGAAGTACTTGAAATCTGCCGTGGTCAATGGAAAGCTGATTCAAACAAAGGGAAAGGGTGCGTCTGGCTCATTTAAACTGTCGGCCTCCGCCAAGAAGGATCCCAAGCCAAAGGTTGCGTCTGCTGAGaagaaagtgaaaagcaaGAAGGTAGCCGCCAAGAAGACCGGAGCCACCGCCAAGAAGGCTGCCACGGGAGCTGCCGACAAGAAGCCCAAGGCTAAGAAGGCTGTTGCCACCAAAAAGACCGCCGAGAAGAAGAAAACGGAGAAGACGAAGGCCAAGGATGCCAAGAAAACTGGAACCGTAAAGGcaaagccagcagcaacaaaggccAAGTCGACGGCAGCGAAGCCGAAGGCGGCCAAAGCACCAAAAGCCAAACCAGCGGCGTCTGCTAAACCCAAAAAGGCGGTGAAGaaagcagctgctcctgctacCGCTAAGAAGCCGAAAGCCAAGACTACGGCTGCTAAGAAGTAA
- the LOC123002940 gene encoding histone H2B yields MPPKTSGKAAKKAGKAQKNITKTDKKKKRKRKESYAIYIYKVLKQVHPDTGISSKAMSIMNSFVNDIFERIAAEASRLAHYNKRSTITSREIQTAVRLLLPGELAKHAVSEGTKAVTKYTSSK; encoded by the coding sequence ATGCCGCCTAAAACTAGTGGAAAGGCAGCCAAGAAGGCTGGCAAGGCCCAGAAGAACATCACCAAGAccgacaagaagaagaagcgcaaGAGGAAGGAGAGCTACGCCATCTACATTTACAAGGTCCTGAAGCAGGTCCATCCTGACACCGGCATTTCGTCGAAGGCGATGAGCATCATGAACAGCTTTGTGAATGATATCTTCGAGCGCATTGCTGCCGAGGCCTCTCGTCTGGCTCACTACAACAAGCGCTCGACTATCACCAGTCGGGAAATCCAAACGGCTGTTCGCCTGCTCCTGCCCGGAGAGTTGGCCAAGCACGCCGTTAGTGAGGGAACCAAGGCTGTCACCAAATACACCAGCTCCAAGTAA
- the LOC138911923 gene encoding histone H2B — translation MPPKTSGKAAKKAGKAQKNITKTDKKKKRKRKESYAIYIYKVLKQVHPDTGISSKAMSIMNSFVNDIFERIAAEASRLAHYNKRSTITSREIQTAVRLLLPGELAKHAVSEGTKAVTKYTSSK, via the coding sequence ATGCCGCCTAAAACTAGTGGAAAGGCAGCCAAGAAGGCTGGCAAGGCCCAGAAGAACATCACCAAGAccgacaagaagaagaagcgcaaGAGGAAGGAGAGCTACGCCATCTACATTTACAAGGTCCTGAAGCAGGTCCATCCTGACACCGGCATTTCGTCGAAGGCGATGAGCATCATGAACAGCTTTGTGAATGATATCTTCGAGCGCATTGCTGCCGAGGCCTCTCGTCTGGCTCACTACAACAAGCGCTCGACCATCACCAGTCGGGAAATCCAAACGGCTGTTCGCCTGCTCCTGCCCGGAGAGTTGGCCAAGCACGCCGTTAGTGAGGGAACCAAGGCTGTCACCAAGTACACCAGCTCCAAGTAA
- the LOC123002867 gene encoding histone H2A, whose amino-acid sequence MSGRGKGGKVKGKAKSRSNRAGLQFPVGRIHRLLRKGNYAERVGAGAPVYLAAVMEYLAAEVLELAGNAARDNKKTRIIPRHLQLAIRNDEELNKLLSGVTIAQGGVLPNIQAVLLPKKTEKKA is encoded by the coding sequence ATGTCTGGTCGTGGAAAAGGTGGCAAAGTGAAGGGAAAGGCAAAGTCCCGCTCGAACCGTGCCGGTCTTCAGTTCCCAGTGGGCCGTATTCACCGTCTGCTCCGCAAGGGCAACTATGCCGAGCGTGTTGGTGCCGGCGCTCCTGTTTACCTAGCTGCCGTGATGGAATATCTGGCCGCTGAGGTTCTCGAGTTGGCTGGCAATGCTGCCCGTGACAACAAGAAGACTAGGATTATCCCGCGTCATCTGCAGCTGGCCATCCGCAACGACGAGGAGTTGAACAAGCTGCTCTCCGGTGTCACCATTGCCCAGGGCGGAGTGCTGCCCAACATCCAGGCCGTTCTGTTGCCCAAGAAGACCGAGAAAAAGGCTTAA
- the LOC123002830 gene encoding histone H3 — MARTKQTARKSTGGKAPRKQLATKAARKSAPATGGVKKPHRYRPGTVALREIRRYQKSTELLIRKQPFQRLVREIAQDFKTDLRFQSSAVMALQEASEAYLVGLFEDTNLCAIHAKRVTIMPKDIQLARRIRGERA; from the coding sequence ATGGCCCGTACCAAGCAAACCGCTCGCAAATCGACTGGTGGCAAGGCGCCACGCAAACAACTGGCTACTAAGGCCGCTCGTAAGAGCGCCCCAGCCACCGGAGGCGTGAAGAAGCCCCATCGCTATCGCCCTGGAACTGTTGCCCTGCGTGAGATCCGTCGCTACCAGAAGAGTACCGAGCTGCTGATCCGCAAACAGCCTTTCCAGCGTCTGGTGCGTGAAATCGCTCAGGACTTCAAGACTGACCTGCGATTCCAGAGCTCGGCGGTGATGGCTCTGCAGGAAGCTAGCGAAGCCTATCTGGTTGGCCTCTTTGAAGATACTAACTTGTGCGCCATTCATGCCAAGCGTGTCACCATCATGCCCAAGGACATCCAGTTGGCCCGTCGCATTCGCGGCGAGCGAGCTTAA
- the LOC138911870 gene encoding histone H2A, translating into MSGRGKGGKVKGKAKSRSNRAGLQFPVGRIHRLLRKGNYAERVGAGAPVYLAAVMEYLAAEVLELAGNAARDNKKTRIIPRHLQLAIRNDEELNKLLSGVTIAQGGVLPNIQAVLLPKKTEKKA; encoded by the coding sequence ATGTCTGGTCGTGGAAAAGGTGGCAAAGTGAAGGGAAAGGCAAAGTCCCGCTCGAACCGTGCCGGTCTTCAGTTCCCAGTGGGCCGTATTCACCGTCTGCTCCGCAAGGGCAACTATGCCGAGCGTGTTGGTGCCGGCGCTCCTGTTTACCTAGCTGCCGTGATGGAATATCTGGCCGCTGAGGTTCTCGAGTTGGCTGGCAATGCTGCCCGTGACAACAAGAAGACTAGGATTATCCCGCGTCATCTGCAGCTGGCCATCCGCAACGACGAGGAGTTGAACAAGCTGCTCTCCGGTGTCACCATTGCCCAGGGCGGAGTGCTGCCCAACATCCAGGCCGTTCTGTTGCCCAAGAAGACCGAGAAGAAGGCTTAA
- the LOC123002877 gene encoding histone H4, producing the protein MTGRGKGGKGLGKGGAKRHRKVLRDNIQGITKPAIRRLARRGGVKRISGLIYEETRGVLKVFLENVIRDAVTYTEHAKRKTVTAMDVVYALKRQGRTLYGFGG; encoded by the coding sequence ATGACTGGTCGCGGTAAAGGAGGCAAAGGCTTGGGAAAAGGAGGCGCCAAGCGTCATCGCAAAGTGCTGCGTGATAACATCCAGGGTATCACGAAGCCAGCTATCCGCCGTTTGGCTCGTCGTGGCGGCGTAAAGCGCATCTCTGGACTCATTTACGAGGAAACACGTGGCGTTCTGAAGGTGTTCTTGGAGAACGTTATCCGTGATGCCGTCACCTACACCGAACACGCCAAGAGGAAGACTGTCACAGCCATGGATGTTGTGTACGCCCTGAAGAGGCAAGGCCGCACCCTGTACGGCTTCGGCGGTTAA
- the LOC138911904 gene encoding histone H1-like, with protein MSDSAVATSASPVAAPPAPVEKKVAAKKASGSAATKAKKTTAPPSHPPTQQMVDASIKNLKERGGSSLLAIKKYISATYKCDAQKLAPFIKKYLKSAVVNGKLIQTKGKGASGSFKLSASAKKDPKPKVASAEKKVKSKKVAAKKTGATAKKAATGAADKKPKAKKAVATKKTAEKKKTEKTKAKDAKKTGTVKAKPAATKAKSTAAKPKAAKAPKAKPAASAKPKKALKKAAAPATAKKPKAKTTAAKK; from the coding sequence ATGTCTGATTCTGCAGTTGCAACGTCCGCTTCCCCAGTGGCTGCCCCACCAGCGCCAGTTGAGAAGAAGGTGGCCGCCAAAAAGGCATCTGGATCCGCTGCTACAAAGGCAAAGAAGACCACTGCCCCGCCATCGCATCCGCCAACTCAGCAAATGGTAGACGCTTCCATCAAGAATTTGAAGGAGCGTGGCGGCTCATCGCTTCTGGCAATCAAGAAATATATCAGTGCCACTTATAAATGCGATGCCCAGAAGCTGGCTCCATTCATCAAGAAGTACTTGAAATCTGCCGTGGTCAATGGAAAGCTGATTCAAACAAAGGGAAAGGGTGCGTCTGGCTCATTTAAACTGTCGGCCTCCGCCAAGAAGGATCCCAAGCCAAAGGTTGCGTCTGCTGAGaagaaagtgaaaagcaaGAAGGTAGCCGCCAAGAAGACCGGAGCCACCGCCAAGAAGGCTGCCACGGGAGCTGCCGACAAGAAGCCCAAGGCTAAGAAGGCTGTTGCCACCAAAAAGACCGCCGAGAAGAAGAAAACGGAGAAGACGAAGGCCAAGGATGCCAAGAAAACTGGAACCGTAAAGGcaaagccagcagcaacaaaggccAAGTCGACGGCAGCGAAGCCGAAGGCGGCCAAAGCACCAAAAGCCAAACCAGCGGCGTCTGCTAAACccaaaaaggcgttgaagaaagcagctgctcctgctacCGCTAAGAAGCCGAAAGCCAAGACTACGGCTGCTAAGAAGTAA
- the LOC138911853 gene encoding histone H3: MARTKQTARKSTGGKAPRKQLATKAARKSAPATGGVKKPHRYRPGTVALREIRRYQKSTELLIRKLPFQRLVREIAQDFKTDLRFQSSAVMALQEASEAYLVGLFEDTNLCAIHAKRVTIMPKDIQLARRIRGERA; this comes from the coding sequence ATGGCCCGTACCAAGCAAACCGCTCGCAAATCGACTGGTGGCAAGGCGCCACGCAAACAACTGGCTACTAAGGCCGCTCGTAAGAGCGCCCCAGCCACCGGAGGCGTGAAGAAGCCCCATCGCTATCGCCCTGGAACTGTTGCCCTGCGTGAGATCCGTCGCTACCAGAAGAGTACCGAGCTGCTGATCCGCAAACTGCCTTTCCAGCGTCTGGTGCGTGAAATCGCTCAGGACTTCAAGACTGACCTGCGATTCCAGAGCTCGGCGGTGATGGCTCTGCAGGAAGCTAGCGAAGCCTATCTGGTTGGCCTCTTTGAAGATACTAACTTGTGCGCCATTCATGCCAAGCGTGTCACCATCATGCCCAAGGACATCCAGTTGGCCCGTCGCATTCGCGGCGAGCGAGCTTAA